Genomic segment of uncultured Methanobrevibacter sp.:
TTGGTTGATGTTGAGGATGATGACTTCTACATTTGTGAATTGGCCATTTGCTCTAATCAAAGGGGAAAAGGTTATGGGACAGAAGCATTGGATCAATTGATTCAACTTGCAAAGGATTTGGATTGCAAAAGAGTGGTTTTGGATGCGGACTTTAGAAATGATGGTGCATTCAGGTTATACAGTTCCAAAGGATTTAAAATATTCAATAGAAAATCATTTGGTGTTCCTGGTAAAAAAAGAGGGATGCGGAATATGGAGCTAATTCTCAAATAGCTATTTGGCTATTATTTTTTTATTTTTTAATTTTATTCGTAATTATTCAAACTAATTATTCTTTCATAAAAAAAGAAGATGATTATTGAAAGAATTATTTTCTCCTTCTTTCAAATTCTTCTAGAATTTCATCAAATTCCACTCTTTTGTATGCTAAAAGGAGCAATGTATGAAATATTAAGTCAACAGATTCATAAACTAAATTCTCATCATTTTTAGAAGCGATGAGAGTTTCTCCACACTCTTCAGCTATTTTTTCAAGGATCTTGTCCTCTGCCTTTTTATCGCTGTTTTTCATAATATTGGAGGTGTATGAGTCTATTGGGTTGTCTCTACGACTTTCCAATACTTCATAAACATCTCTTAAAATCTTGTCATCTACCATCAATTCACTTCCAATATGATTAGTGTTTTTGTTGTGTATTTTTAATTGTTTCAGTTAGTGCAATCAATGGATGTTGATCGTCATCAATGATGGTTATGTCATTAAATGAATTTAATCCTTGCTTTTCAGCGGTTTTTTCCATACCTAACTTAATGTCCTTATGAAAATCCACGACATAGGAATCAATCTTATCCAATCCTAATTTTACAGAAGCCACTGCTCTGTGGTGTCCGTCCACTAAAATGTATCTTTCTCCACTTTTCACTACAATGGTTGGTTCAGCCAATCCTTTTTCAAGTTCATAGGTTCTTCCTTGCAATTCATCAGCGTAAACCCTATCCTGTGTAGGTCTAATTTTCTCTACAGGGACTTGCTCTCTTGTCAATGTTGTTTCAATGTCATAGAGCTTTTCCATGGTTTCCTTAAATGCATTGACTTTAGTTGGAGTTGACCTTTCAATATGTGACCTTACAATATCTGTGTTGGTCATGATTCCTTTTACATGTCTTTCCTTATCAACGACTGGAAGTCTTGAAATACCATGTCTGAACATAACTCTTGATGCATCGTTAATATGCATATCCTCTCTTGCAACGATTACATCTGTAGACATTATTCCGCTTACTTGATCAGTTACCCAATCCTTTAGCAATAAGTCGTAAGCGGTAATTATTCCAACGATTTGTCCGCTTTCATCAACAACAGGATAACCGTCGTGCTTTGTTTGTTTCATTAATTTAATAACATCATTATTGAGAGTATCATATTTTACTGTAAATACGTCTTTTGTCATATAGTCTCTTACTGTTGCCTTTTCTGTATCCATATTCACCCTCCTATATTGTAATTAAATTTTGATAATATAAAGAAAAAATTGAAGAATGTTTATTCTTCAAGCAATTCTTTTAAGATGTTTACAGTTTCTCTTGGGTCAGCTTTTCCTTTGGTTAATCTCATTACTTGACCCATCAAGAAGTTCAATGCACCTTTTTCACCATTGTGGTAATCATCTACAGCTTTAGGGTTTTCTTCAACTGCTTGTTTAGCTGCAGCTTGAACTTCATCATCTTTAACTACACCAATCAATCCTAACTCTTCAGCTATTTGTTTTGGAGTTTGCTTGTTGTTTGGCATTTGTTCAATGATTCTTTGACCTGCTTTGGTAGTGATTTCCTTATTCAATAGCATATTCAAGAATTCAATCAAGTCATCTGCCAAGATTCCACTTTCTGCAAAGTCAAGTTTATTGTAAGTCAATACCCTTTTAAGTTCGTCTCTCATCCATTTAGCTGCGAATTTAGGGTCAACTTCTTTAGCCACTTCTTCGTAGCATTGAGCCAAATCAAGTTCTGAGGTAAGCACTTTTGCAGATTCCTCATCGATTCCATATTCACTAACGAATCTTTTCACTTTGTTGTGTGGTGCTTCAGGCATCACATCAAGAACCTTGTTGATTTGGTCGTCACTGATTTTCATTGGTGGCAAATCAGGATCTGGGATGAATCTGTAGTCATCTGCATTTTCCTTATCTCTCATTGAAACGGTAATCATTTGTGATTCTAAGAAAGCTCTGGTTTCCTGTTTGACTTCACGACCTCTTTTTAAGAGGTTTTTCTGTCTGATCACTTCAAAGTTCAAAGCTTTGTATGCACCTTTAATGGAGTTGATGTTTTTCATTTCCACTCTGTTTCCACCATTGATTGAAACGTTTACATCTGCTCTCATGGTACCTTCTCCACGAGCTCCTCCACTGTATTCCAATACTCTGATAAGCTCTTTCAAGAAGTTACGTGCTTCTTCCGGTGAGTGCATATCAGGTTCAGTTACAATCTCGATAAGTGGAATTCCAGAACGGTTGAAGTCTACAATACCTCTATCCGGTTTGTATTGTCCAGGATCCTCTTCCATGTGAATTTCTCTGATTCTTACACCATTCAATTCACCTTCGTAACCTATAGGAACAGAAGTTTTCTGATATCCGCAAGGCAAGTCAGGATAATCGTAGTGTTTTCTCATGAAATAAGTAAAGTTTTTATCAATTTTACAGTTAAGCATCAATGAAATCATTAAAGCGTTTTCAATTGCTTTTTCATTGGTTGGAAATGGTTTAGCACCTGGTTGGTTTAAACATACTGGGCAAACGTTGGTGTTTGCTGGTGCTTCTTGATAGTTTGTTGGACAGTTACAGAATAACTTTGAATCGGTTTCAAGTTGTACGTGAATCTCAAGTCCACACATCATATTTACGTCTATATTAATCCCTCCAAGGATTTTTAAATATTATGTTAATTGTTTTTTTAATTAAATAAGAATAAGTAGTTAATAGAAATAAGCAGTTAACTTAATAAAAGTTATTTAAAAGTTATGTTAATTAACTATAAATTCATATTATGTTAATTTATGTACTATTATATTTATAAAGATTTTCTTTATATAAAATATTATAATAAAAATTAGATTTTAAAAGTATTAAAAATAAGAATTATATAATTTGTTTATTATTTAAATTTATTTTTCAAGGAATCCTTAATGTATCTTTTTATGTATTGATCCAATTCTGGGTTGATTTCACTTTTTTCAGGACCTAATTTGCTTTTATCTGTAAATGTTCCCTTGAGAGTTCTTCCAGTCCATTTAACTTCTTCTTCAACTCTTTTACCATATTTGGTTCCAAACATTTTAAAGAGTGGGAACTTAGTGATTCCATTAGCTCCACTTAAGATAAGGATTCCTATATTCGCTAAGTTGTCAGTCCATGTTCCACAGATGATTTCCAAATCCGGAAATTCAAGTCTTATTGTAGAGACTACTTTAGCGTAGTATAATGATGCCGGTTGGGAACTGTTTACATACTCAGTTTCTGGATGAGGATTTAAGGAATAAAAGATCACTCTATCTATTTTATGTTCTCTGATGTAGTCCTTAAGGTATTCTATATCTTCAAAGCTTTCTCCAAGGCCTAAAATTATTGTAATTGCTTTTTTGAATCCTAAATCGCCTGCCTTATCCAACATATCACCGATTTGGTCCAATGGCTTGCTTGGGCAAACGGTCTTTTGAAATTCTGGATTTGCAGCTTCAACAGCACCAGTGATTCCTTTTATCTCAGAGCCATATTCCTCCAATTCAGAAGTGATTCCAGTGTTTAGCCAAACACCATCTCCAGTGATCGTGTGTATGTTTTCAGCTATTGACTTGATTTCTGCAGTTGTGAATGATTTATATCCTCCAGATAGGAATTCTATATTCCAGCCAAGCCTGCTGCACATTTCAGCTTCTGCCAATATATTGTTCACTCTGCGCTTTGCTTTAGTCGGATCCTTGATTTTGTTTTTTTGAGTGCTCATATAGCAGAATTTGCAGTCTCCCTTATCACACCACCATGATAAAAAAACAGCTCTTTCTAAGCTTATTTCATTATATCCCTTTTTTAAGCTAAGATTATTTGCTTTGGTGATCAATTCAAGTGTTTTAATGCTGTTTATATCATTCATGGTTTCGCCTTTTCTTTTTTGCTTTTGTATTTCTTGTTTGTCCTTCTTGTCTTTAATATTTATATTTATTCTTATATATTAAATTTATATATTAAAATTTGTAAATAATGAATATGGTAAGGAATATAATATTTTTCTAGATTATTTTTATAGAAACATTTATATACTATGTTAATCAACATAATATTACTGTATTATTCAGTATGTATTTTTTAAAACTATGATTTGCAAGCATGGGTTGTTTTGCCGTCGTAGCTCAGTAGGTAGAGCGTTCGGCTGTTAACCGATTGGTCACAGGTTCGAGCCCTGTCGACGGCGCTTATGGGCCCATAGCTTAGCCAGGTAGAGCGCTCGGCTCATAACCGGGATGTCATGGGTTCGAATCCCATTGGGCCCATTGTATAATCTAGTTTTATTGCATTCGTATTTTTTGCTCCGATGGTGTAGTCCGGCCAATCATTTCGGCCTTTCGAGCCGAAGACTCGGGTTCGAATCCCGGTCGGAGCATTTTTTATATTTGAAAGATATTTGGGAATCTCCTTCCCTCTCTTAGTAGCGGGGGTGTCCGAGCGGCCAAAGGAGACAGGCTTAGGACCTGTTGACGCAGGTCTACCAGGGTTCGAATCCCTGCTCCCGCATATTCTTTAATTTTTTTAGTTTTTATTCCTATTATGGTATTCGTTTGCCGGGGTAGGGTAGGCGGTCATCCTACGGGACTGTGGATCCTGTGACTCGGGTTCAAATCTCGGCCCCGGCCCCATTTTTAAACTTTTTTATTATTTTAACTCTTTTTAAACTACTTTTTCATTGATTATTTTACTTGTTAAAAAGTTTATTTGTTCCAATTTATTTCGTATATTACTTTTCAAATGCTCTAACTGCTTTTATTTATATCTAAAGAAATAAACTAAATATAATTAGGTTACATTTTAATTAGATTTCATTTTAATTAGATAATATTTTAATTAGATTAGATTTTAATTAGATTACATTTTAATTAGATTATAATTAATTTAGGTTACATTTTTAAGTGGGTTTTAATATGGCTAAAAAAGGTTCAGCTGAGGAAAGAGATTTAGTTCATAAATTATGGGATAGGGATTTTGCAGCTATGAGAGCTCCAGCATCTGGTGGTGCTACTAAAAAGCCATTGCCTGATGTTATAGCAGGAAATGGTAAAATTTACTTAGCTATTGAAGTGAAGACAACTACTAAAGATAAGATATATGTTGATCATCCTCAAATTGATGCTTTAATTGAGTTTTCAGAGATTTTTGGTGCAGATCCATACCTTGGTGTTAAATTTAAATATACAAAATGGTTTTTCTTATCTCCTGATTTAATTGAGAAAACTAGAAATGGTAATTATAAGGTAGAAAAGAACTACTGTTTGGAAAAGGCATATGAGATTGATGAAATCTGTGGCTTTGACAAGCAAGTCAAATTTTAATATTCATTAAACATTCTATTCTCATTTTTCTCTTTTTCATTTTTCTATTTTCATTATTTCAAAAATTCTTATTTTATTTTTTTATTTCATCAATAAGTTTATATATTATTAAAACATACTTTATAATACTGTATTATTATTTATGCCAAGATAGCTTAGAGGCGAAGCGGTTGGCTGCAGACCAATTACACGGGAGTTCAAATCTCTCTCTTGGCTTTAGGTTAACATATTGCATATGTTAATCTATTAAGTATGGGGTTATGGTGTAACCTGGCATCATCTGGGACTCCAGTTGTCTTTGAAGAAATACGCGTAGTCTGATGATCAGTATACATTGGTTATGTGATGACCAATTGGAGTACTGAGGCAAGAGAAATCCTAGGATCGGGGTTCAAATCCCTGTGACCCCATTTTTACTTAATTTTACTATTTTTATAAACTATTTTTACTTAATTTTTTACTATTTTTAATAAACTATTTTTATAAACTATTTTTACTTAGATTTTTTCAGTTTTAAGATATTTTATAGTCTATTTTAGGTAATTTTTTCATTATTTTTTATTCTTTTTCTTATTTTTCAGTGTATTTTAGGTAAGTTTATTTACTATTTCTTAAAGAATATCTAATAGATTTTAAATTAATTTTTTAAGTGATATTATGGATAAAATCAATAATGTTTATTGTATTGAAGGAGTTATGGCCGATTCCAATTCCTATTTGATTGATAGCACCGATTCTGATTCTGAATATAATTACATTTTAGTGGATGCTGGAACCGGACAGAGCAATTCAAACTTATTTTCAAAAATCAAGGAGATAGGCATTGAGCCTGAGGATATAGAATTGATTGTAAACACTCATTGCCACTACGACCATGTTGGTGGAAATGACTTTTTCCCAAATGCAAAAATAGCTATTCATAAGATTGATGCTATTGCACTCAGAGATCCTGAAAGCGAATTGACCGTTTCCTCATTGTTCGGTTCAATTGTCAGAAGGCATGATGTGGATATTGAACTTGAAGAAGGGGATAAAATAGCTAATTTTGAAGTTATAAACACTCCTGGGCATACAAAAGGTGGGATATCATTGTATGATGGTGAGATTCTCATAAGTGGAGATACCATTTTTGCAAATGGTGGAGTAGGCCGTATGGATATTGGTGGAGACCCTAATGACATGAGGGAGTCATTAATGCGTTTAAAGGAGTTGGATGTTGAATATTTGCTTCCAGGACATGGTCCTTGGGTAAAAAATGGAAATCAGCATATTGAAATGTCTTGCATGATGATGGGAATAAGATAATAATTATTTTATTCCTTTTTTATTGAAAAAATAATTAGTTTTAATATTTACGAATGAATAGTTCATTCATAAAAAAATAGTGGGATTGGGGATTTAAAATCCGAATAATCCTCCAGCGCCCATAAATTTCTTTTCAGCTTTTTCAAAGGCATTCCTTTTTACAAGAATTGAAATCTTATCTCCGTTGCTTAATATGTCATCCGGTTGAGGAATTTCCAATTCGTGATTGTCATTATTCTTAGAAATGATAATGTAATCCTTGGTAGGAGAGAATTCAGAAACTTTCTTTCCAAAAACCTTTGGATTTTTAATGGTCATATCTAAAATCTCTGCATTACCTGCACCAAATGCCATTAAGTCAGCTACATTTGGTCTAGTAATAACTTTCTCGAGGAATCCTGCTGCAGTTCTTTCAGGACTGATTACCTTATCAATTCCAACTTTCTTAAATGCCTCTTCGTGGTCAGGGTTACTTACTCTTGCAATGATTTTTCCATCAGTGTATTCCTTGACAAGAATACAGGATAATAAGTTTGATTCATCATTACCGGTAGTTGCTACAAAAACATCTGCCTCTTCAATATTCGCTTCTTCCAATGTTTTTGTATCGGTTCCATTACCACAAATGACCATTGCATCCAATTCCTCTGAAGCATGATCACATAAGTCATCATTGCTTTCAATAATTGTTACATCATAACCATGAATGATTAAACGGTCTGCAAGGGAAAGCCCTACACGACCTCCGCCCATAATCACAATATACATAACAAACACCTAAAAACTTTTTTTACGAATAAAAAATTCTATATTTTCTATAATCATTAATTTATAATATAAAATATTTGTAATTATAATTTGTTGTAATTTTCAAAAATTTTTATGAAAATTAACATATTGTTTTAATATCTAAATTTATATTTATAAATCTTTCGTAAAGTTAGTTTTTATTTATTAAAACAATAAAAAATAGCATTTTTTAGGCGATATTTCAACGAATTTTTTAGGGAATAGAATGGTTTTTTATTCAATTGATCCATTTCTCTTTCTGTTCTTAATTCTTCTCTTTGGATTTATTAATCCGCTGATGGTTCTAAAGACCACTAAGACAGGAATGATTTCTAATCTGCCAATCCACATTAAGAAAATCAAGGTCAGTTTCACTGGCATTGGCAATCCACCAAATACAATTCCAGTACTCAATCCGTTATTGCTTTGAATGGAAATAACGTCAAATAATGCTGTAAATGGATCATATCCATAGAGAGTCATTATTATCCACCCACATACCAAGAACATTAGGAATATCACTATATATGCAGATGCCTCTTTTATCTCCCTTTCATTGATTTTCTTTCCTCCAATTCTTGTACTGACTACTCTCCCTTCTGGTGAAACAAGGTTGGTGATAGTTAAGTTCATTCCTTTAAGTACGGTAATTACCCTAATAAGCTTTAAACCACCTCCAGTAGATCCAGAAGAACCACCAATAAGCATTAAAACCATTAAAACAATAAGTGAAGCGCTGCTCCATCTTGCAAGTTCATAAGGAGGAACTACATTTGCACCGGTAGTTGTGATTGCAGAAACAATGGTGAACAATTCCTCGATAGGCACCATTTTATTTGTAACTAAAATGAATGCGCTTGCAATAAGAATCAAGCAAATAAGCAATTGGAATTGCACATCCTTTAAGACAGATTTTCCTTTAGTCTTGACAATCTTATAGTGGATGGAGAAGCTTGTTGCGCCTAAAATCATTAAAGCCATAGTGATTATGTAAACCAAGCTGTTTTGATAGAATCCTACATTTGCGTTTTTAATTGACATTCCTCCAGTGGAAATGCTGGTAAATGTAAGATTTATTGCATCGAATATTGGAAGTCCTGCCAAAATAAAGAGGATTATTCCTGCAGCGGTGTAAATCAAGTAAATTTCCAAAGCTTTTCTTAAGGTATTTGCAATGTTCGGCTTGATCTTTTCCTCTCTTGCCTCTGATTTGTATAATCTTGATGCAGCAGTACCTGCTCTGATTAGAATTCCGATAAATATGATTACAATTCCCAATCCGCCTATCCATTGTTCCAAACTTCTCAAGAATAAGATGGATTTAGGTAAAATTTCAACGTTTACAAAAAAAGTCATTCCACTACCTGTCCATGCAGACATGTTTTCAAAAAGCGCATCGACAAAGGGGATATCTAATGAAAGGGTCATGATTGAAGCTCCAATCATTGAAGCCCATAGCCATGCAAAGGAAGATATCAGCATTCCATGTTTCAGTCTAAGCTTGTTGTAATTCTTGAATTTTTTAGTAAAAGCAGTTCCTAAAAGGAATGAAATAAAACAAGGAATGAAAAAGGCGCTAACTTTAATGTACTCTCCGTAGATTAATGCAACTAGAATAGGGGCTAATAAAACGATACCTAATCCTTGCATTATGTATCCTAAATAATGGAGCACTACCAATAAATCAGCTTTAGAAATATATTTCCTTTTCATACAAATATTGATTATACTTTTGTATATTTAAATATTATTATAGGTTAGTTTTTATATATTCAAACTATGCTAGGTTAAGATATGTTTTGGGGCTTATTTTTGTTTTGTTAGTTTTTATATATTCAAACTATACTAAGTTAAATATATAATTTTAAATAAAAGATTTATTAAATATTTTATTATTGAGATAATTTTTTTCATTGAATAACATGATTTTTTTTAAAATCATCTCACTTATTAGAAAACAGTAGCTGATAAAATGAAAAACAAGAAAGTCCTTATATTCTTATTATTTGGTTTGGTGATAATGGTTGTTATGCTGTACTTCATTGGTATAGATGAGGTCATTGAAGCACTTAAACTATCTAATTTATGGCTTGTCTTATTAGCTATTGTTATACAGATCTTTACTTATTTTTTATACACATGGAGATGGAATATCATCAACAAGACAGCTAATATGGATTTGGGAATAAAAAAATCACTCCCTATGGTTTTAGTTAGTTTGGCGGTAAACAACATCACTCCAAGCGGTCGTGGTGGTGGAGAACCTGTAAGGGCTTATCTTTTGGCAAAAGAGGGGCATTTTAAATTTGAAGACACTTTTGCTACTGTTATTGCAGATAGGGCTTTAGACACATTTCCATTTGTCATACTCGCTATCTTAACAATTATAGGAATAATCTTAACTTTTTCATTGGATATTAAATTGATTGCTTTTTTAGTGATTTGTGTCACTCTAATCACTGCAGCGGTTATTCTATTGATTTATGTTTGCATCAATGAGGCTTTTGGAGTAAAGCTCACTTCATGGATCATTAAAATCGTTCGCAGATTATATAAGAAATTCAATGAAGGTACTGAGCAAAGAATTATTGAGGCAGTTAAAGTCTTCCAAGCTAGAATGAATGCATTGCTTAGAGATAGAACCATCTTATATCATGCTCTCCCATTATCCTTTGTCATTTGGATTTTTGAAATATTGAGGGTTTATGTAGTCTTTTTAGCGTTTGGTGCCAATGTCAGTCCAATCATCATTGGTGAAGTCTTTATTTTAGCATCATTTGTAGGTATGATACCACTTCTTCCTGGTGGTCTCGGTGCAGTAGATGGTATAATGATTCTCTTCTATGCAACCGCAGGTATTACCGCTTCCATAAGTGCAGCGGCAACTGTTGTTGAAAGACTGATTTCATTTTGGATGACAACATTTGTAGGATTGATATTCCTTACAATGTTTGGAACAAGTGTTTTAGATAAGGCATTTGCACTTGCTGGATCGAATAAGGATGATGAAAAAGATACGAAATCCATTGAAGAATCATCTGAGGAAAATGAGATAATTGATGATGCTGATTCTAATGAAGATAAAGCTCATCTTGAAGTCTTGGAAGGTGAAGAATCAGAGGAAGAAGCTGTTCTTGAAGTTTTGGACGATAAAGAAAAAGAAGTTTTAGAAGAAAAAGTTCAAAACTAAAAATCAATTTAATAAAAAAAGTTTTTAGAGCTAAATATTAGCTCTATTTTTTAATAATTTTACTATTTTTTAAAAGTTTAATTAGGGATTACAGTAACATTATTCTCATAAGTGCATCCTTGATATTTTCCATCACCTGCATATGTAAAATCACCATACCAGTTCTCATTAGGTGCATCCTGCAGATATTCGGCATTTTCAATAAAGAATTCACCGTTTTCATCCGTTTGTGCGGCCACCAATGTTCCCATTTGATATCCTGGCTTATGATATGTAATTGTTTTATTTGCTACTGCTTGACCATAGGAATCAATCAATGCTCCCTTAAATGATCCCCCTTCTTCAATTTCAGTAGCATTCACTATCATGAATGTAGCCACATCATTGTTGAACTGGAACCAAAAGACACCAGCGCATATTGCAAATGCAACCAGTAGAATTAAAAAATAATAGCTTTGTTTTTCCATTTAGACACCTTAATTTTAGTTTTAACATTATAATTAAATTATAATCAATTACTATATTAGAAAATATTTTAAATAAAGTTTACTTTTTATTTAAGAAATGTTTGCAATCAAATAGGAAACTTTATTTTAATGAATTAATATATATTTAATTATTAGTATAAATTAGATAACTTAATTTTTTTAAATTAATCTCGAGATTTTAATTTATTCTAATTCAATATTTAAATATTTAAATGGTGAAAAAATGGAAATTAACGGTGTAGAAATTAAAGATACTTACGCAGAAGGTTTCGGAATTAAAGTAACTAGAATCTTAGTAACTGCAGCAACTCCAAGACTTGCAAAAATCGCAGCAACTGAAGCAACCGGTTACGGAACTTCTGTAATTGGATGTCCTGCTGAAGCAGGTATTGACTGTTTTGTACCAGCTGAATGTACTCCTGACGGAAGACCTGGTTACGCAATCATGATTTGTCAAGGTGGTAAAAAAGCACTCGATCACGAATTAATGGAAAGAATCGGTATGTGTGTATTAACCGCTCCTACTGCAGCTGCATTCAACTTACTTGAATCTGAAGAAACCTTAAAAACCGGTAACAAACTCAAATTCTTCGGTGACGGTTACGAAAAAGAATGCTGCATTGACGGCAGAAAAATACACTCCATTCCAATCATGTCTGGTGACTTCTTAGTAGAATCCGAATTCGGTTACAAAGATGGTGTAGCTGGAGGAAACTTCTTCATTTTAGCTAAAGATGTAATGGCTGGAGTAAAAGCAGCACAATTAGCTGTAAAAGCAATTTCCCACGTACCTGGTACTATTACCCCATTCCCTGGTGGTATGGTTGCTTCCGGTTCCAAAGTAGGTTCCAACAAATATTCCAAATTCTTAAATGCATCCACTAACGAAAAAATGTGTGTAACCTTAAAAGACCAAGTAGACTCTGACATCAGACCAGATGCAGACGGTGTATTTGAAATCGTTATTGACGGTGTAGATGAAGAATCTGTAAAAGCAGCTATGAAAGCTGGTATTATGGCAGCTTGTACTGTTGATGGTGTACTTGAAATTAGTGCAGGTAACTTCGACGGTAAGTTAGGTGCTTACATCATGAAATTACACGAATTATTCGAATAATTCTGTAATTTATTAAAATTTAATTTAATTAGTACATTAGCTTAAGATGATGTATTAATATTTTGAGATAATTTTATTATCTCTTCTTTTTTTATTTTTTTATTTTTTTTATCCTGTCTATGTTATCTATTTTTTAACGAAATTTTTTGAAATTGCATTATAATTATTGGGTAGAGGAATGTCTGAATGAAGGAATATTTACTGGAGACAAAAAGCATTGATTATATGAATCCACATATTCAAGAAAAGGTTCAAAAATTAAAAGATCAATCATGTGATGATGCAGATTATATTAAAAGAGCTTTTATCTTTGTCAGAGATGAAATTCCACACTCATGGGATATACAAACAAATATAGTTTCAAGGACAGCCAGTGATGCATTAATAAATAAGACAGGTATATGCTGGGCAAAATCATGTCTTCTTGCAGCACTTCTTAGAGCAAATGGAATTCCATCCGGAAT
This window contains:
- the hisE gene encoding phosphoribosyl-ATP diphosphatase, whose translation is MVDDKILRDVYEVLESRRDNPIDSYTSNIMKNSDKKAEDKILEKIAEECGETLIASKNDENLVYESVDLIFHTLLLLAYKRVEFDEILEEFERRRK
- a CDS encoding CBS domain-containing protein: MDTEKATVRDYMTKDVFTVKYDTLNNDVIKLMKQTKHDGYPVVDESGQIVGIITAYDLLLKDWVTDQVSGIMSTDVIVAREDMHINDASRVMFRHGISRLPVVDKERHVKGIMTNTDIVRSHIERSTPTKVNAFKETMEKLYDIETTLTREQVPVEKIRPTQDRVYADELQGRTYELEKGLAEPTIVVKSGERYILVDGHHRAVASVKLGLDKIDSYVVDFHKDIKLGMEKTAEKQGLNSFNDITIIDDDQHPLIALTETIKNTQQKH
- the gatB gene encoding Asp-tRNA(Asn)/Glu-tRNA(Gln) amidotransferase subunit GatB, which produces MMCGLEIHVQLETDSKLFCNCPTNYQEAPANTNVCPVCLNQPGAKPFPTNEKAIENALMISLMLNCKIDKNFTYFMRKHYDYPDLPCGYQKTSVPIGYEGELNGVRIREIHMEEDPGQYKPDRGIVDFNRSGIPLIEIVTEPDMHSPEEARNFLKELIRVLEYSGGARGEGTMRADVNVSINGGNRVEMKNINSIKGAYKALNFEVIRQKNLLKRGREVKQETRAFLESQMITVSMRDKENADDYRFIPDPDLPPMKISDDQINKVLDVMPEAPHNKVKRFVSEYGIDEESAKVLTSELDLAQCYEEVAKEVDPKFAAKWMRDELKRVLTYNKLDFAESGILADDLIEFLNMLLNKEITTKAGQRIIEQMPNNKQTPKQIAEELGLIGVVKDDEVQAAAKQAVEENPKAVDDYHNGEKGALNFLMGQVMRLTKGKADPRETVNILKELLEE
- a CDS encoding radical SAM protein yields the protein MNDINSIKTLELITKANNLSLKKGYNEISLERAVFLSWWCDKGDCKFCYMSTQKNKIKDPTKAKRRVNNILAEAEMCSRLGWNIEFLSGGYKSFTTAEIKSIAENIHTITGDGVWLNTGITSELEEYGSEIKGITGAVEAANPEFQKTVCPSKPLDQIGDMLDKAGDLGFKKAITIILGLGESFEDIEYLKDYIREHKIDRVIFYSLNPHPETEYVNSSQPASLYYAKVVSTIRLEFPDLEIICGTWTDNLANIGILILSGANGITKFPLFKMFGTKYGKRVEEEVKWTGRTLKGTFTDKSKLGPEKSEINPELDQYIKRYIKDSLKNKFK
- the hjc gene encoding Holliday junction resolvase Hjc is translated as MAKKGSAEERDLVHKLWDRDFAAMRAPASGGATKKPLPDVIAGNGKIYLAIEVKTTTKDKIYVDHPQIDALIEFSEIFGADPYLGVKFKYTKWFFLSPDLIEKTRNGNYKVEKNYCLEKAYEIDEICGFDKQVKF
- a CDS encoding MBL fold metallo-hydrolase, whose amino-acid sequence is MDKINNVYCIEGVMADSNSYLIDSTDSDSEYNYILVDAGTGQSNSNLFSKIKEIGIEPEDIELIVNTHCHYDHVGGNDFFPNAKIAIHKIDAIALRDPESELTVSSLFGSIVRRHDVDIELEEGDKIANFEVINTPGHTKGGISLYDGEILISGDTIFANGGVGRMDIGGDPNDMRESLMRLKELDVEYLLPGHGPWVKNGNQHIEMSCMMMGIR
- a CDS encoding TrkA family potassium uptake protein → MYIVIMGGGRVGLSLADRLIIHGYDVTIIESNDDLCDHASEELDAMVICGNGTDTKTLEEANIEEADVFVATTGNDESNLLSCILVKEYTDGKIIARVSNPDHEEAFKKVGIDKVISPERTAAGFLEKVITRPNVADLMAFGAGNAEILDMTIKNPKVFGKKVSEFSPTKDYIIISKNNDNHELEIPQPDDILSNGDKISILVKRNAFEKAEKKFMGAGGLFGF
- a CDS encoding TrkH family potassium uptake protein, producing the protein MKRKYISKADLLVVLHYLGYIMQGLGIVLLAPILVALIYGEYIKVSAFFIPCFISFLLGTAFTKKFKNYNKLRLKHGMLISSFAWLWASMIGASIMTLSLDIPFVDALFENMSAWTGSGMTFFVNVEILPKSILFLRSLEQWIGGLGIVIIFIGILIRAGTAASRLYKSEAREEKIKPNIANTLRKALEIYLIYTAAGIILFILAGLPIFDAINLTFTSISTGGMSIKNANVGFYQNSLVYIITMALMILGATSFSIHYKIVKTKGKSVLKDVQFQLLICLILIASAFILVTNKMVPIEELFTIVSAITTTGANVVPPYELARWSSASLIVLMVLMLIGGSSGSTGGGLKLIRVITVLKGMNLTITNLVSPEGRVVSTRIGGKKINEREIKEASAYIVIFLMFLVCGWIIMTLYGYDPFTALFDVISIQSNNGLSTGIVFGGLPMPVKLTLIFLMWIGRLEIIPVLVVFRTISGLINPKRRIKNRKRNGSIE
- a CDS encoding UPF0104 family protein, encoding MKNKKVLIFLLFGLVIMVVMLYFIGIDEVIEALKLSNLWLVLLAIVIQIFTYFLYTWRWNIINKTANMDLGIKKSLPMVLVSLAVNNITPSGRGGGEPVRAYLLAKEGHFKFEDTFATVIADRALDTFPFVILAILTIIGIILTFSLDIKLIAFLVICVTLITAAVILLIYVCINEAFGVKLTSWIIKIVRRLYKKFNEGTEQRIIEAVKVFQARMNALLRDRTILYHALPLSFVIWIFEILRVYVVFLAFGANVSPIIIGEVFILASFVGMIPLLPGGLGAVDGIMILFYATAGITASISAAATVVERLISFWMTTFVGLIFLTMFGTSVLDKAFALAGSNKDDEKDTKSIEESSEENEIIDDADSNEDKAHLEVLEGEESEEEAVLEVLDDKEKEVLEEKVQN